One genomic window of Musa acuminata AAA Group cultivar baxijiao unplaced genomic scaffold, Cavendish_Baxijiao_AAA HiC_scaffold_1137, whole genome shotgun sequence includes the following:
- the LOC103973065 gene encoding uncharacterized protein LOC103973065 isoform X1, which produces MGAKKPVAVVVGGSIAGLSCAHALISAGWRATVIEKSAGPQSGSPTGAGLGLDPQSLRLVCRWTSDPNFLHAATVPLSIDINRVTDSKRKVSRTLTRDEGFNFRAAHWADLHSILLQALPPGTVVWGHQFLSFDVSNDKSFVVTKSRVLLTDEVVEIAGDLLVAADGCLSSIRRHFLPDFKLRYSGYTAWRGILDFTGKESSDIILGVRRGYPELGDCLYFDLATGTHSVLYELKCKRLNWLWYVNGPEPEHKGSSVTIKASNDMIQKMHEEAEKVWVPELSRIMKETEEPFVNIIYDSDPLPRLYWDNVVLIGDAAHPTTPHGLRSTNMSIQDAGILGYCLEKWGLEHLSMALEEFQTTRLPVVSKQVLHSRKLGRLKQGLVVDGQETFDPMTATPEDCLQLQQRRVPYFEECAIYSLRKPWPRFDA; this is translated from the exons ATGGGGGCAAAGAAACCAGTGGCTGTGGTGGTAGGCGGGAGCATAGCGGGGCTATCGTGCGCTCACGCCCTCATCTCTGCCGGCTGGCGAGCCACCGTCATCGAGAAGAGCGCTGGTCCGCAGTCCGGGAGCCCCACCGGCGCCGGCCTCGGCCTCGATCCGCAGTCCCTTCGCCTCGTCTGCCGCTGGACCTCCGACCCCAACTTCCTCCATGCCGCCACCGTCCCCCTGTCCATCGATATC AATCGCGTAACGGATAGCAAGAGGAAGGTCAGCCGGACGCTGACGAGGGATGAGGGTTTCAACTTCAGAGCAGCCCATTGGGCGGATCTCCACTCCATTTTACTCCAGGCGTTGCCGCCGGGGACCGTCGTATGGGGTCACCAATTCCTGTCCTTCGATGTGTCAAACGACAAATCGTTTGTTGTTACCAAATCCAGAGTGCTGCTCACGGATGAGGTCGTCGAGATTGCTGGCGATCTGCTTGTCGCCGCCGATGGATGCCTGTCCTCAATCCGTCGTCATTTCCTTCCTGACTTCAAATTAAG GTATTCAGGCTACACTGCATGGAGAGGGATTTTAGATTTTACAGGTAAAGAAAGTTCTGACATCATCCTTGGTGTTCGTCGTGGTTATCCGGAATTGGGAGATTGTTTGTATTTTGATCTAGCCACTGGAACACATTCCGTTCTTTATGAACTGAAATGCAAGAGGTTGAACTGGCTTTGGTACGTGAATGGCCCAGAACCTGAACACAAG GGAAGCTCGGTAACGATCAAAGCTAGCAACGACATGATTCAGAAGATGCATGAAGAAGCAGAGAAGGTTTGGGTTCCTGAACTTTCCAGGATCATGAAAGAAACAGAAGAACCTTTCGTCAATATAATATACGACAGTGACCCACTACCACGGCTCTACTGGGACAACGTGGTATTAATTGGAGATGCAGCCCATCCAACCACTCCTCATGGCTTGAGAAGTACCAACATGTCAATTCAAGACGCAGGAATCTTGGGCTATTGCCTTGAGAAATGGGGGCTGGAACACTTAAGTATGGCTCTAGAGGAGTTCCAGACAACCCGACTTCCAGTGGTTTCGAAGCAAGTACTGCATTCACGCAAGTTGGGACGTCTAAAGCAAGGTTTGGTTGTTGACGGCCAGGAGACTTTCGACCCCATGACAGCCACCCCAGAAGACTGTCTACAGCTCCAGCAAAGAAGGGTCCCTTACTTTGAGG AGTGTGCGATATACTCCCTACGGAAGCCATGGCCACGCTTCGATGCGTAG
- the LOC135671058 gene encoding 3-ketoacyl-CoA synthase 11-like, with product MAEQRSDAPLLGSPSGRLPDFKQSVKLKYVKLGYHYLITHGMYLFLTPLVFLVAAQLSTFSLDDLHDLWDHLRFNLVSVILCSTLLVFLSTVYFLTRPRPVYLLDFACYKPEDARKCTRQLFMERSRTTGSFTEENLDFQRRILERSGLGEDTYLPEAVLCDPPNPCMAEARKEARDVMFGAIDELLAKTDVKPKDIGILIVNCSLFNPTPSLSAMVVNHYKLRGNVVSYNLGGMGCSAGLISMDLAKNLLQVYPSSYALVISMENITLNWYFGNNRSMLVSNCLFRMGGAAILLSNKRSDRGRSKYQLVHTFRTHKGADDKCFGCVTQEEDGNGKIGVSLSKDLMGVAGDALKTNITTLGPLVLPMSEHLIFLATLVAKKVFKMKIKPYIPDFKLAFEHFCIHAGGRAVLDELEKNLQLSEWHMEPSRMTLYRFGNTSSSSLWYELAYAEGKGRIKKRDRIWQIAFGSGFKCNSAVWRALRTVNPGKEKNPWMDEIDAFPVSVPKVAAL from the coding sequence ATGGCGGAGCAAAGGTCGGACGCTCCACTGCTCGGATCACCTTCCGGCCGACTCCCTGATTTCAAGCAGTCCGTCAAGCTCAAGTACGTCAAACTTGGCTACCACTACCTCATCACCCATGGGATGTACCTCTTCCTCACACCCCTCGTCTTCCTCGTCGCCGCCCAGCTGTCCACCTTCTCCCTCGACGACCTCCATGACCTCTGGGACCATCTCCGCTTCAACCTCGTTTCCGTCATCCTCTGCTCCACCCTCCTCGTGTTCCTCTCCACCGTCTACTTCCTCACCCGTCCCCGCCCCGTTTATCTCCTCGACTTCGCTTGCTACAAACCCGAAGACGCCCGGAAATGCACCAGGCAGCTCTTCATGGAGCGTTCCAGGACGACGGGCTCGTTCACGGAAGAGAACCTTGATTTCCAGCGGAGGATCCTGGAGAGATCTGGACTTGGCGAAGACACCTACCTCCCAGAGGCCGTCCTCTGCGACCCGCCTAATCCCTGTATGGCGGAGGCAAGGAAGGAAGCCAGGGATGTCATGTTCGGAGCCATCGACGAGCTGCTAGCCAAGACCGACGTGAAGCCCAAGGACATCGGGATCTTGATCGTGAATTGTAGCTTGTTCAATCCGACACCCTCTCTCTCTGCCATGGTCGTGAACCATTACAAGCTCCGGGGAAACGTCGTCAGCTATAATCTAGGTGGGATGGGGTGCAGTGCTGGGCTCATCTCCATGGATCTGGCCAAGAATCTACTTCAGGTCTACCCCAGTTCCTATGCCTTGGTGATCAGCATGGAGAACATCACCTTGAACTGGTACTTCGGCAACAACCGCTCCATGCTCGTTTCCAACTGCTTGTTCCGTATGGGTGGAGCCGCGATTCTTCTCTCCAACAAGAGGTCCGATCGTGGACGGTCCAAGTACCAACTGGTGCACACCTTTCGAACCCACAAAGGTGCCGACGACAAGTGCTTCGGCTGTGTGACCCAGGAGGAGGATGGGAACGGAAAAATTGGTGTTTCTCTCTCGAAAGATCTAATGGGAGTCGCCGGTGATGCACTGAAGACCAACATAACGACGTTGGGCCCTCTTGTCTTGCCCATGTCCGAGCATTTGATCTTCCTGGCTACCTTGGTGGCGAAGAAGGTTTTCAAGATGAAGATAAAGCCTTACATTCCGGATTTCAAGCTGGCCTTCGAGCACTTCTGCATTCACGCCGGAGGAAGGGCCGTCTTGGACGAGCTGGAGAAGAACCTGCAGCTTTCCGAGTGGCACATGGAGCCTTCGAGGATGACGCTCTACAGGTTTGGGAACACCTCCAGCAGCTCTCTCTGGTACGAATTGGCATATGCGGAAGGGAAAGGGAGGATCAAGAAGAGGGACCGAATCTGGCAAATAGCATTTGGTTCCGGGTTCAAGTGTAACAGCGCCGTGTGGAGGGCTTTAAGAACGGTGAATCCTGGCAAGGAGAAGAATCCCTGGATGGATGAAATCGACGCGTTCCCAGTCTCGGTGCCCAAGGTGGCGGCCCTTTGA
- the LOC103973065 gene encoding FAD-dependent monooxygenase OpS4 isoform X2, which produces MGAKKPVAVVVGGSIAGLSCAHALISAGWRATVIEKSAGPQSGSPTGAGLGLDPQSLRLVCRWTSDPNFLHAATVPLSIDINRVTDSKRKVSRTLTRDEGFNFRAAHWADLHSILLQALPPGTVVWGHQFLSFDVSNDKSFVVTKSRVLLTDEVVEIAGDLLVAADGCLSSIRRHFLPDFKLRYSGYTAWRGILDFTGKESSDIILGVRRGYPELGDCLYFDLATGTHSVLYELKCKRLNWLWYVNGPEPEHKPMLHAILLSIKAFFRRSAISFMNCSSKASQRKLGNDQS; this is translated from the exons ATGGGGGCAAAGAAACCAGTGGCTGTGGTGGTAGGCGGGAGCATAGCGGGGCTATCGTGCGCTCACGCCCTCATCTCTGCCGGCTGGCGAGCCACCGTCATCGAGAAGAGCGCTGGTCCGCAGTCCGGGAGCCCCACCGGCGCCGGCCTCGGCCTCGATCCGCAGTCCCTTCGCCTCGTCTGCCGCTGGACCTCCGACCCCAACTTCCTCCATGCCGCCACCGTCCCCCTGTCCATCGATATC AATCGCGTAACGGATAGCAAGAGGAAGGTCAGCCGGACGCTGACGAGGGATGAGGGTTTCAACTTCAGAGCAGCCCATTGGGCGGATCTCCACTCCATTTTACTCCAGGCGTTGCCGCCGGGGACCGTCGTATGGGGTCACCAATTCCTGTCCTTCGATGTGTCAAACGACAAATCGTTTGTTGTTACCAAATCCAGAGTGCTGCTCACGGATGAGGTCGTCGAGATTGCTGGCGATCTGCTTGTCGCCGCCGATGGATGCCTGTCCTCAATCCGTCGTCATTTCCTTCCTGACTTCAAATTAAG GTATTCAGGCTACACTGCATGGAGAGGGATTTTAGATTTTACAGGTAAAGAAAGTTCTGACATCATCCTTGGTGTTCGTCGTGGTTATCCGGAATTGGGAGATTGTTTGTATTTTGATCTAGCCACTGGAACACATTCCGTTCTTTATGAACTGAAATGCAAGAGGTTGAACTGGCTTTGGTACGTGAATGGCCCAGAACCTGAACACAAG CCCATGCTTCATGCAATTCTGTTAAGCATCAAAGCTTTCTTCCGTCGATCTgctatatctttcatgaattgttCTTCAAAGGCGTCGCAAA GGAAGCTCGGTAACGATCAAAGCTAG
- the LOC103973086 gene encoding pentatricopeptide repeat-containing protein At1g31430, which produces MSRGPPDSSHMLHKTQKRLVATPVLSKLARHSLTSFTSTSTHTRRLTKKSCFSLLQRCSSMKQLKQVHCQMLATSLHRSRDVVEDLLVFCTHPDSGDLNYAAMVFENLEGDPSLFLYNLMIKAFTKKNRFDYALMLFYRMRSQDVSPDNFTYPLVLKSMAGLSMASDVQKTHVLIVKSGFVFDRFTRISLMDVYSEMGHVEMSRTLFDETPEMCVISWNVMIGAYVKCRKFEDAISVYQKMVREGVKPDEATLVSTVSACNALGNLELGTKLHVRMHKELWFSVTLGNALLDMYTKCGPVDVARRFFDSMPTKNVVSWTSMVSGYVKCGELDKARQLFDRSPGRDVVLWTALINGYVQCNRFDEALATFREMQSKGIKPDKFMVVSLLTACARLGALEQGRLIHGYIQDNRIQLDAVVGTALIDMYAKCGCIDKSLEVFSIVERRDTTIWTSIIYGLATNGESGKALELFSEMRRAGAKPDDITFISVLSACSHGGLVNEGRRFFHAMKEMYRMEPKLEHYGCFIDLLGRAGLLDEAEGLIRNIPKGNVKDVLPLWGSLLGACRIHGNVEMGDRLAKQMLELESRNSGAHALIANIYAAAERWEDVKKIRRKMKDWGIKKTPGCSSVEVTGATHEFLVGDSSFPETG; this is translated from the coding sequence ATGTCAAGAGGACCCCCGGACTCTTCCCACATGCTGCACAAGACTCAAAAACGGCTGGTGGCTACTCCCGTCCTCTCAAAGCTCGCCCGCCAttccttgacctccttcacctccACCTCAACTCATACGAGAAGACTGACCAAGAAATCATGCTTCTCTCTCCTCCAACGCTGCAGCTCCATGAAACAGCTGAAACAAGTTCACTGCCAAATGCTGGCCACATCCCTCCACCGAAGCAGAGACGTCGTGGAAGACCTTCTCGTCTTTTGCACCCACCCCGATTCCGGCGACCTCAACTACGCCGCGATGGTCTTCGAAAACCTCGAGGGCGATCCGTCTCTTTTCCTATACAACCTGATGATCAAAGCATTTACTAAGAAGAATCGTTTCGATTATGCCCTAATGTTGTTCTACAGAATGCGGAGCCAAGACGTCTCCCCGGACAACTTCACCTACCCGCTCGTTCTCAAGTCCATGGCTGGCCTGAGCATGGCCTCTGATGTGCAAAAGACTCACGTGCTCATCGTCAAATCCGGATTCGTGTTTGATCGCTTCACGAGAATTTCCCTCATGGACGTGTACTCCGAGATGGGCCACGTCGAGATGTCACGGACTTTGTTCGACGAAACGCCAGAGATgtgcgtgatttcttggaatgttATGATCGGTGCGTATGTCAAGTGCCGCAAGTTTGAAGATGCCATTTCCGTTTACCAGAAAATGGTGCGGGAGGGCGTCAAGCCCGACGAAGCTACCCTTGTAAGCACTGTTTCTGCTTGCAACGCATTGGGGAATTTGGAGTTGGGGACAAAACTTCACGTTCGCATGCACAAGGAACTTTGGTTCAGCGTTACTCTTGGGAATGCTTTGTTGGACATGTACACCAAATGTGGACCTGTAGACGTGGCTCGGAGGTTCTTTGACAGCATGCCCACTAAGAATGTGGTTTCTTGGACTAGCATGGTCTCAGGCTATGTGAAATGTGGTGAATTGGATAAAGCTAGGCAGCTGTTTGATCGAAGCCCTGGGAGGGATGTGGTTCTCTGGACTGCTTTGATTAATGGATATGTGCAGTGTAATCGTTTCGATGAAGCTCTGGCTACGTTCAGAGAGATGCAATCGAAAGGAATCAAGCCTGATAAGTTCATGGTTGTGTCTCTTCTGACTGCCTGCGCTAGATTGGGAGCATTAGAGCAAGGGAGATTGATCCATGGATATATTCAAGATAACAGGATACAACTGGATGCAGTGGTTGGCACAGCACTGATAGACATGTATGCGAAATGTGGATGCATAGATAAGTCCTTGGAAGTATTTAGCATTGTGGAGAGACGAGACACAACGATATGGACTTCGATCATCTATGGTTTAGCGACGAATGGTGAAAGTGGCAAAGCACTTGAGTTATTCTCGGAGATGAGGAGAGCTGGAGCAAAACCAGATGACATCACATTCATCAGTGTTTTGAGTGCTTGCAGTCACGGAGGATTGGTGAACGAGGGTCGTCGATTCTTCCATGCCATGAAAGAGATGTATCGAATGGAACCTAAATTGGAACATTATGGTTGTTTTATTGACCTTCTTGGTCGAGCTGGTTTGTTGGATGAAGCAGAGGGGTTAATACGAAATATACCTAAAGGCAATGTTAAAGATGTCCTACCCTTGTGGGGTTCTTTGCTAGGGGCTTGTAGAATCCATGGCAATGTTGAGATGGGAGATCGGCTAGCCAAACAGATGCTTGAACTGGAATCTAGAAACTCTGGTGCACATGCATTAATTGCGAATATATATGCGGCTGCAGAAAGGTGGGAGGATGTGAAAAAGATAAGAAGGAAGATGAAGGATTGGGGCATCAAGAAGACACCAGGGTGCAGCTCAGTTGAGGTGACTGGTGCTACACATGAGTTTCTTGTTGGTGATTCTTCGTTCCCTGAAACTGGGTAG
- the LOC103973064 gene encoding root phototropism protein 3-like, which yields MSSASPNCSSRKEKLPSPLPPPPSHDDRHSHHSAPGELSWLDNSCVQDLDHFAKTLTGIKAKGVRPELLGSILSHYASRWLPELFGRASAGPTPESPTAAWLKKRFFIETLASVLPTEKGSIPCDFLLKLLRTASMVGAEPSCVRELEARAAAQLDEASLKELMIPAFSHTCGTLLDVGLVLRLVQRFAGTDDGGAAAKSGAALARVAKLVDSYLAEVALDAGLTVAEFEELASSLPAHARAMDDGLYRAIDTYIKAHPSTSKQERKTLCRLIDARKLSAEASLHAAQNERLPVRSVIQVLFSEHTKVNRLTDWSGSFSGSRSPNPAALEPPGRCPSKREVLVQQQEMRRLRDDVARLQVHCHALQAQIDKLTCVKKKRGFFRWASFLLLFRTTSDVVEKVEEYELGAERPTPMRTKKGRLAQGKGTPAKWRNSLS from the exons ATGTCTTCAGCCTCTCCCAACTGCAGCAGCAGGAAGGAGAAACTTCCGTCACCCCTGCCTCCGCCGCCGTCTCACGACGACCGCCACAGCCACCATTCGGCCCCGGGCGAACTAAGTTGGCTTGACAACTCCTGCGTCCAAGACCTGGACCACTTCGCCAAGACCCTCACCGGCATCAAAGCCAAAGGCGTCCGCCCCGAgctcctcggctccattctcTCCCACTACGCCTCCCGCTGGCTCCCGGAGCTTTTTGGCCGCGCATCCGCGGGCCCCACGCCGGAGAGCCCCACCGCTGCCTGGCTAAAGAAGCGCTTCTTCATCGAGACCCTGGCCTCCGTCCTCCCAACCGAGAAGGGCTCCATCCCATGCGATTTTCTGCTGAAGCTGCTACGCACGGCGAGCATGGTCGGCGCGGAGCCGTCGTGCGTGCGGGAGCTCGAGGCGCGTGCCGCCGCTCAGCTGGACGAAGCCTCGCTCAAGGAGCTGATGATTCCCGCCTTCAGCCACACGTGCGGTACGCTTCTGGACGTCGGCCTGGTGCTGAGACTGGTACAGAGGTTCGCAGGGACTGACGACGGCGGTGCGGCGGCGAAGAGTGGCGCCGCCCTTGCGAGGGTGGCGAAGCTGGTGGACTCGTACCTGGCAGAGGTCGCTCTCGACGCTGGGCTCACCGTCGCTGAGTTCGAGGAGCTCGCAAGCTCGCTGCCGGCCCACGCGCGCGCCATGGACGATGGGCTCTATCGGGCCATCGACACATACATCAAG GCCCATCCGAGCACCAGCAAGCAAGAGAGGAAGACCCTGTGCAGGCTCATCGACGCTCGGAAACTATCAGCAGAGGCCTCCCTCCATGCCGCCCAGAACGAGCGCCTGCCCGTCCGATCGGTGATTCAAGTCCTCTTCTCCGAGCACACCAAGGTTAATCGCTTGACCGACTGGAGCGGGTCTTTCAGTGGATCCAGGAGCCCCAACCCTGCGGCGCTTGAGCCGCCGGGGCGGTGCCCGTCCAAGAGGGAGGTCTTGGTCCAGCAGCAGGAGATGCGTCGACTACGAGATGACGTTGCCAGGCTCCAAGTGCACTGCCATGCCTTGCAAGCTCAAATCGATAAGCTCACTTGTGTGAAGAAAAAGAGGGGGTTCTTCCGGTGGGCTTCTTTCTTGTTGTTGTTTAGGACTACTTCTGATGTCGTGGAGAAGGTGGAGGAGTACGAGCTGGGCGCCGAGCGGCCGACGCCCATGCGCACCAAGAAGGGGAGGTTGGCGCAGGGCAAGGGCACGCCGGCCAAGTGGCGCAACTCCTTGTCTTGA